Within the Malus sylvestris chromosome 4, drMalSylv7.2, whole genome shotgun sequence genome, the region TCCCGCAGCATCGCACGGGCATCTTTGCTAGTAAAATCTATAGCAGCATCTGGTAACAAAAATTACATCCATAAAAAGGGTGAATACAATAGCCATTCTATTCTTCTGGTTACAGCCAAACGAACAACCTCTCCCTCCTGTATAATATATTGATTCATTCAACCCCTATactattatacatacatacgtACGTACACAAGTAGACAAGCAACCGGTACAAACAACACACTCGGTGATATTCGACCAAATACTGGCTCTGTTTCTTTTAGTTACAACATTAAAACCACAAAGCCGAGAAAAGGTCAAGGAGAACCTACACAAGTTAATACACTATTGATTCTCCAGGGAACTCCCCCACAGCCACAGCTCAAACTATTAATGTATTTGGACACTCAAGAAACTAGACGCTGAAACTTCCAATATTCGAGCAGCACTGTGACTTCTCATAACCAGACAGCCATGTAATAAGTCTGTgaagaacaacaaaagaggACCAGACTTGCTTGTACAATCTGTAATTCAAGACTGATTAACGTAAAGGACGGGGACCAGCCCAGCCATTTTTCCATCCCTCCCAGGGCGTTTCTTCTTCACCTGTAATGAGTGAAAATGCACATTAGCAACAGCCATGAATACAATATCTTGCCTCACCAGCAAGCCAACATCCCTTCAAAGAGTAACTAGAAAAATTGCTCCAATGAAAATGTGATGAAgcaaattgtttttcttttttttttttttgtctgggACAGAAAAGAGTGAATTACTTGCTTCCTAGATATAGGAGTACTGAAGCACGAAAAcgaattttcctttttctttttgtctttatTTAATCCTATTCTCTCTGTACACTTACATAAAACCAGCCATCCACTTCGTACTCTATTACAACCTCTTCTCCTGCTGTTAAATTTAGCTGCATGGACAGAAAACTCATGTCAATCACCTCCATATTTCCTTTGAAACTGCTCAAAATGTCTTACTGAAAAGACGGCAATAGTAGATACATCAAAAACAAGAAACTTAATCTAGTAAACTTATGTATCATTTCACACAAAATGCTTGCTGTAACGTTAGGAGTGATACACCCTTAGGTCATAAAACACAACGTTAAGGCCAAGACTAAATCACTACGAGTTCACTTACCTCATCATCTCCACCAGCAGTGAAGTCATAAAGTGCCGTTCCATTTTGAGGATTTCCAGAAGAAGTACGTTCGTCATCTTCAGATCCAAAACTCTGGGATCCACGCCCAGCTAATGGATTCTCGAATGACTCATATCTTTGCGTGGCAGGTGATGTGTATGGCGGAGGCTCTTCTCTAATCTGGAAAGAAATAGGAGAATTACAATTCTGACAGAATCATAAGGGGAAAAAAATAGCTAGAAGAGAGGCCACGAGCACTAACTGGAGATCCTAAACCCTCACTGAATGAGGGACCCCCTGTAGATGGATTGCTAAATCTGCTCCCTCCAGACCTCTCCTGTTACAAATGATTAATTCAACAAAAAACTAAATCCGAAATACTAGGAGATATAGAGTATGTTTAAGTACAAATATATAATCACCCAGTAATTTTCAGGACATCAATCAGGCAATATGTTAGTTTGGGTAAAGAACATATTTGATCTCAGTTCTTATAAATCAGAATTGTCAATCAACCCTTTGAGAGACACACTACGTCAGAGAATGACCCTAATCACTAATCCTCAGTTTTGATTTTTCAGACACAAAAAGTACAAATTTAGAACTCAGGtgcttcttttgttttgttcttgaaAAATCAAAAGCACATTTTTGTACAGATTATAACATTATACAACTGATCAAACGTTCATGTACACATTTTAACCACATATCTAGGATTTCTTACATGCCTCATATCTAGACAATATTTATATCAATTCTTCATGAGCTCCAATTACCATTTCATACTATGTGCACTAGCTGTGGTCCATCATACTCCACCAAAACACCGCGAACTAATAAATTTTAGTAGAATTTGACAAAATTGTCAAGCAAAAGAaattttacaaattaaaaaagctAATTGGTCCAGACTCTCCCTAATCCATTTCTCTCCCCCTCGTCCATTAGTTTCCAAGACAAAAAGAACTGTCTATCAGATTAGGTCACCAAGATTATCAAGAATTGCTCAAACACAGTTTATGAGGCAGACAGGTAAATGTGAAAAGTGAATAATTCAATATTACACTCCCCCAGCCTGATTCAAAAATTAAATCTTAAAGACAAGGGCTACACTTCCATGGAGTCAGGATTGTAACAATTTCATGGTATGTATATAGTCAGTACCAACAAAAAACAGAACGATAAATTTAGCATAAATTTACTAATGACCCTTCTTAGCATATGGTGATTACTGCAAGATTGCTTAAAGCATCTTGCCACCCTTTTATTTGCCCAGTTTTTATTGTTTAAAACTTAAGAACTAGGCACTTCATTAAACTTCTAGAGCCTAAGAAACCAATCCTAGTACAATTGTACTAGAACCTTGGCAAATGCAAACAAAGAAGTAGAAGTTTATAAaagaaaccaaaataaaactttaacttGACCAATGCATCTCATACCGGTCGCGAACTGAAAAGTGAAGGGTAGTTCATTCCACCAAAGTGAGATGATATCGAAGTTTCAACTGATCCTGTTGATTCTGGGGAAGATGTCCCAGATGacctcgcatcatcctcctacatGTCAAAAGAATAATCAGCAACAACCTCCTCATTCTATACATGAAAACTCCACCTCTATTACATTTCATGCAATGCCATCTGAGGAACGTTATGTAAAACACACACCTCCAGCTCTGAACTCTCTAAAAGGGTCTTTGCCCACAAATCATCATAACTAACTGAAGGCCTCGAGATTATGTTTTCTTCATCAACATCAGGAGCATCAGTTCCAGCACCAGCAAGAAATTCATTAACCTAACAGGAAGTAGAAGAGAAATGATCATCCATTCAAAATGGATCAGGTTATAGTTATACTGTAAGCCAACGGTGCATGCAAGTTAAATACAAAATTAATGATAATAGAGCCCAAATTCCTATTTTCTATATGAAGAGCTTGAATCAATACTTAAAAGCTCTGAAAAATATCATTTAGCTGACAAATACACATGGACCGTACTACAGGAAAAGGGATATCCGTATAAAGCTTAGACAGGGATGCCCAGAAAAGCTGGGAATAAAATTATGAGCCACAATGAAGCCAACTCTTCTTTCTATCATCAAagatttttttattcctttccaCCACAACACCCAAATAGAGGTCAATACAGCAGCTCTTCTAAACTCCTTCCCTAAGAAAAACCATTCCGCAAGAACTGGAAGTACCCACTCCAAACAAGAAGTCAGAAGTAACAAACCATACATTTCGGAAGTGAAGAAGAAATGTAAAAGAAGAATATACAGTTGGAAGATTCATCGACACGACTGCACAGACGCACCACTGAAGAGATAATGAAGCTTAGGACCTTTCTCTTTCGAGCCATATCACAGGTATTGATTTTACCATCAAACAGATAAGcaagaaattgaaattttacTAGGCACCCAAAACTTTCAAATTACTTTGTAGAGAACAAAGGTGGGAAAGTTTGGATTAGCAATTAACCAAAAAGACGTACAAGAAAATGCCTCATGTCGCTGAATAATTAAAGTCTTAAGAAAATGCCTCATGTCACTGAATAATCTTGTCTAAGTTATGAAAGGCACTAGGCACTAGTCGGGCGACGGGCAAGGGCCTAGTGCCTAGGTGTCTAggaggttttttttaaattttaattataggctttttagccaaaatggtctctgagatttgcataactcctcactttggtccctgagtttgtccaccatcaatcattttggtcattccgtgaaaaatctccattaaataagaataaaatgatcaaaatacCCTTAGTTTTTGTCATATCATTTtggcccattgtttattaaattgagggaacatttgtcattttggtccttatttaacataattttgcacggaaagaccaaaatgattgatgatagacaatctcatggaccacttatattgatttcaaatcttagggaccaaagtgatgtgttatgcaaatctcagggaccattttggctaaaaagcctttctTATATCACAatcacatataaataaatgtctacttacttaaaaaaatacataattgtattgggatacataaattgcaaaatagaattaaatatagattatgaagtattagaatatattgaaaacatgggacacaagcatataatgagagttcatccaagtattcaacaagtcacTTACTATTAACTAAAAAACAAAGTGCTAAATAATATTTCCTGTCTAAGTGAGAGTTGCAAACTTGGCGGGTGCCTAAGCGGGGCGGTGGCCcgccgcctagcgcctaggcaggcCTAGGCGACGCTAGGcgaggatttttagaacaaataATCTAGAGACCTCGCAAATCTAAATTATATAAATACTGGTAGTTTCGAATTCCGCGTGTAAAGCgcaatgtattaaaagcgtgaggTGTGGGCAAGGCGTCCGAGGGATAGTCTAGCCTAGGCGTGAGGCTTTGCCTCAcgggacctaaattttttaatatatacactgAGCGTACACATATacattacattaaaaaaaagattattaatcaataatcaccctaagcatatacatatattataaatacatatacacacatatatatacatatattatattatatatatatatataaaatagagGATGAAAAGCACAATGAGCACACATATAACAATGCACGCAGACAACAcacacatccattatataaaaataaataaaaatcagaaaaaaaggCAAAGAGATGATAGTGCAAGGAAGAGGTATGAGGGAGTTAAAAACCTACCCAAAATTTAGGTTtgggagtaaaaataaaataaaataaatcccCTACGGCGCGTCTAGGCCGCTTCGGCAGCTCCGGCGACGCCTTCCGCCCACTTTCTCAAAACAGAGGCGGCAACCCTCAAGTCCAGCCTCATAGGGCGCCTAGGTGCGCCCTGAGGcgagccttttaaaacattggtaAGTGGCATAAGAGTAAAATGCCAATAAATGTCCCACTTTCATTACGACCAATGCACTTAAGAAACAATTTCAGCGTGATAGTATTCTAAAGATAAACCAAATGTTTAACTTTAATGTTAAAGCAATTAAATCTATTACCCTGCTCATTGCCGGTGCATTGTTTCCTAGCAGTCCGTCATCAGCAAGGTTAGCTGCCCAAGCATTTACAAGGTCATCATCAAGCACATCAGGTTCTTCAGCTGTTGGTTTGGAATCGTACATAAGATCAGAAATCCCGGTAGCAACCGCTGGATCGCTTAAACCAGCTGATGCACTGATATTGTGCCGCGTGCGGTATATGTCAATCAGTTTTGCACTGTCATAAGATTGCAAACGGgaattaaataagaaataagGGTAGAAATAAGGTGAAACCATATGGACAAGTAATCACACTCATATATACATGAATCCTCTCATCAAATTTTAGATCAAACAATTATTGAGTCATTAACACAAAGAAATGATTTGTGAAGAGAAAATAGTTGTAAATTACCCTCACTCTTGAATAATGCTTACACTCCTTAGAATGCTTAGTCAAGGAtcataataaaattttcttctaTATTCACCTCATAGGTATATGGATAACTAGTTTCATAGTTACTTAACTATATAAATAATTATATCCTAATTGTATCATGCTAAATATTTTATTCAAGATTAAAAGGTTTCACAACGGAATTTTTTTGCATGTATACATTTTTTTCTGATGCTTCCACCAATTCTTCAAAACTTGGACTACAAATATTTCCACCAACATCGACAACAAGCTCGGTTAATTGGCATGCCAGTTTTGCATGAGAAGAAAGGGCATGGGAGTAATGGGAAGAACAAAAGCTCAATAAAGGGTCTACTTGCTGCAAAATTGTGCCAAAAATGATATTGGCTGTTTTAAAAGTTAACCAAAATTGTGCATAATGAAACAAAGAGACGAGACAAAAAAGAGAAAACTCAAGTGAACCATGTTTCATGTTTGAGTAAAGCACTGATCCAAAAGGCAGACATTATTCTTCTGGGAATTTTCTAAATGACAATTGCATCTCCAATTTTGGAACCAAACTTTATGTATAAAAAAAGAAGACTTCTTACTCCTCTTATTCTTTCAAATACAACACAAACTAATCATCAAAGCACAGTAAGTGACTCTGTACCTCACGGGCCCCAAAGGCAGATACTTCGCTCTAGGAACATAACAAAACAGTGAAACAAGATCAAGCAACCTTTCATgagtttcatataatttcttaagTTCTTCATCTGTCCACTCCTTATTAGCATTGTCATGGTTGCGTATTTCCCTGATTGCGCAACAACAAACTAACGTGAATACTAAAAATTTGAAACATGTTAGGAAGAAATTTCTTttattacttttcttttcttcgggTAAATTTTGTATCACTTACTTAATCAAATCATCTTGTGCTCTATACATCTCATCAAGAACGTTTATCATGGGACTAATTAAAACTCCAAGACCTGTGCCACTAGCTCCTTGATCTTCCCCATTACTGAGATGCATCTCAGAAAATTGGGACTGAACTCCCCCCTGTGCTAACGTGTGCAAAAGTTCATAAATCTGTAGCCTAAACGGCTCACCAGACCTTATTGCCATGGTTGTAAGAGCTTGAGCAGCAATAATTCGAACCTGAAGAATCCAACAGGACCAACAATATGTAAGAATCAAACAAGCAGCTGGTGAGTTCACATGTCAACAAATTTGTTTGTACACAAATACTAATgtgaaagaagtttaaaaatATTGTAGAATTAAGAAACAAGATCCCGCAGAAAACTGTTTTACTCCTGCATCCATAACAATGTTTTAACTACCATTCCCATCGTTCCAATGCTTTCGAAATCATCCCTACACAGATCAGTACAATCCTTAACTGTGATTGCCAGACCCATGCTAGTAAGGGCAGGTTGACCAAAACTTGTATTTAATTCACCCTCTTATCATTCTAAGAGCCAATAACAAACGACAAATGGTTGACACTGAGTTGGAGGTTAATACCTCCCAGCTGCCGCTGAACGCACACCTCTGAAGCCTCGTCAATGCACCAGCAAGAGTAGGATTACGAGAACTGGCAGCAGCAACCATTTTATCTGCATCTAACATCATCAATGCAGTACCAGGAGGGGTTGCAGATTCCCAAGCATATTCAGAAGCAGCATAATTTGCATTTTCTCCAAGAAACCATACCTAACAATGCAATTACTCAGCaataaagagaaaaggaaataatAAAGAACCAACTGATTAAACAAATGCTTACTGCTGCTTGTACTAATCTCTGTAATGCAAGAGCTGACTTTGGATCGGATGCAGATACCATATCTACCGATGTGAGGCCCAACATTGACCCaggttgtggtggtggtaaATCAAGAACTATGGTAACCGCTTCTAATGCAGTGTGTTTCCCATCCGGACCAGCTCCAACAAGACAGGTCTGAAATTGCAAATGGTCCATAgtaacaatcaatcaaaacaatcaCATATACAAGGATGTCAATGACCTAATAAACAGTGCTTCTACTGAAGATTTCAGTATAAGCAAGTTGTTAAAGGAAAAGGATACCAAGGATAACTAGTGTAAAATGGAGACAGTCTTTCAACTATTCAAGAGGTAGAAGAGGGTACTAAATCCAAAAGGTTGACTGAAAACAGAGAAACAGAACTGGGCTAGAGAAAAAGTACAAGACCTAGCAAAGtataaaatacagaaaaataaagggaaagggaaagaatAACATTCAGGTTTACAATATGAACAACATAAACAAGGTTCAGTTCCACTCCACTTCTTTCTTGAGAAGAAACATTTTTCGGCACAAACTCTGATGTTACAAGTGGTGGACAAGAGTCCAGTCTTAAGTACAAAAAACAACCACCAGAGCATGCCAACCATTCTCACTACCTAAACACCTAACCAACTGCCTTTCAATCCAACAAAACAGATTAAAGATTTACACAGCTAAAAGCACCTCACACAGATGCCCAGTTCCAGTTCATGGACCCCATctattttttcataaaaaaaaaataacaaagaacACTAGCTATAACCCATTTAATAATAATGGGCCCTGGCTATAATAACTAACTCCGCCACATGCTACCTTGCACTGCAATATCATTGCTACGGTGGTTACCAGGTTATCAGACTAAATCATTAAGaaaggaaaatagaaagaaaatccTCACTTAACAAGTCTGTAACTGTAAGAATGGACTGAATGGTATGCCTCTcacttaggttcaatttttttgaGATGAAACACAAACTTTATTAAGAACAATCTGTACAAAGAGTGGGGTTGCACCAGAAGTCCATTTTAATATTTGAAGTATATGTTAAACTAACTCCGCCACATGCTACCTTGCACTGCAATATCATTGCTACGGTGGTTACCAGGTTACCAGACTAAATCATTAAGAAAGGAAAATAGAAAGATAATCCTCACTTAACAAGTCTGTAACTGTAAGAATGGACTGAATGGTATGCCTCTcacttaggttcaatttttttgaGATGAAACACAAACTTTATAAAGAACAATCTGTCCAAAGAGTGGGGTTGCACCAGAAGTCCATTTTAATATTTGAAGTATCTGTTAAActacttaaaagaaaaacctcgaaacaaagaagaaaaaacagagTATTCCAAGTTCTTAACTGAAATTAGCACACAGTAGACTTTCAATCTCACTACATATGTTATAGAAAGAAAGGTCCTTATATTCTGATGTAACCGCCTACTTGAATAATCCAGCTCAGTTTACCTCTCTACACAACTCCATCACAAATTTAAGGCTAATAGACAATGCAGGGGGTATATAATCTGCAATTTCCCTGAAGGAGTcatttattaaaagaaaaaaagaaggtaCCCACCATATCATCATACGCCACTCAAGCccataaaagtaaaaacaaacatgaaaataaaaaagtacgGAATATAACCGACTGACTAGTCACATAAGCAAGCAACGGACAAACATGCGGAACTATAGACTTTACAATAAGGAATGCAAGAAAAGGACAAGACATAGAGAATTACATTTTAGAAAGATAAGAACTACATATGGTGAGGTTTAAAGGAATTTACCTTCCACAGTAGCTGTAATACATCAGCATCAATCTTGCCTGGAACTTTAGTTGCAAAGATCCTTGCGATTTCAAGAAGAGTTACAGCCATATCTGGAGTTGCCTAAGAGAACAAATTAAGAACTTTTTTAGACTTGGTAACTGGCATGCACAACActaaagaaattaaacaaaaccctaacgTGGGAAATTTGGCAATAGTCATCATAGAGATCTTTGTCCATTATCGATTCTACTGCCAGTAAGATTAATTGGACATGGTATGGTTAACCCCCCTTCCCAACATCCCATCCAAGTGCTCCATacttttattttcaaagttGAGTAAAACAAAATATAGTCTAAAATGCAAAATCCAACAGACAGATAAATTTGATGATTTCGTGGTCATGTATGGACCTGATGTTCTTCTGatctcctttgatttcagcttttgttctctttgattttttcttgtttaaaattaacacaTCAAAATGATATTCTTAACACAGCCTTGTAcctttttcaataaattttccaaaaactaacgtctattttctttattttgtagaAAAGATCCAACTTTTTAAGTGGTCCGCCCCAACCTTCCCAACCAAGGGTCCAGTTCTcatcatcaaaagaacaagataCAGTAATGTACAACCAAAAACATTACAATTAAAACAAAAGCTTTTTACTCTTTAGACGCAAACTACCATGATAAGCAGCAGGAAACAAGATGAAATAAGTTAAAATATGCAGGTTTATATACGTTAAAATCAGATTTTGGCCATATACCTTTCCTCCTATTATCGTCTGATTGGGGAGCAGCAGTTGGCTAGAATTGGGTGAGAATTATCTTTAGTGTTTGGATTTATATATACATGCACATTGTTTCTCCTACACATATCGACTTCCAAACAAATGCCATTTACAATCAAATACTTTCTTGTCAACTACATACCTTAAAACGAGCATGCAAAGTGAGTAAAATGTCATTCAAAAGAGTAGCTGGCCAAGATGGATCAGAAAGCTCTGATGCAATAATAGATTCTAGTTGATCAAACGAATCATGGGGGCTTTGCATCCAGATCAGTGCCTTAATTACCATTGCCCGAACATAAACACACTCACACGCCACAGTTGTCCTCACAACTTCCATCAACGAAGCTAACAAACTAGCAATTGTATCCTTTCCACCTACTCCAGCAGATAAAGAAGTTCTGCGAATACCtatgtgaaaagaaaaagaaaaagaacagaTAAGTAACTTCTACGGGTTTCTTATcctttaaaaagaaaacattaaCAGGTTTTAGGACATCGCATTCAGTGGAtttgctttatttttttttttctttgagcaTTTGTATTGGCAATCCACaacacaaatatataatatttaactTGCTGTTTGTTCCTCAACAACCACAGCAAAGAGACAACATAACTTTATCAGTTCTCCACTGCCTCTGTACATTTGttcaataataaaacaaaagaaaaagtccAACACCAAAAAGTCTTACTAGTCACTCCAAAAAGAACCCACACCTTAGTTTTCCATTAATGATAATTTCAGCTCAAATGTATTGCAACAAAAA harbors:
- the LOC126619684 gene encoding uncharacterized protein LOC126619684 isoform X1; its protein translation is MALFLQDSSGMTLMDLITADPSTVSASASTTTSSSASTQPAQSSGYAASPPKSSSSSGLPTALGKPAGEKRSKRASLMQIQNDTISAAKAALNPVRTNINMNSIMPQKHKQKQKKPVSYAQLTRSIHELAAASDQKSSQKQLVNHVFPKLAVYNSVDPSVAPSLLMLNQQCEDKTVLRYVYYYLARILSDNGAQGVSTGGGIPTPNWDALADIDAGGGVTRADVVPRIVNQLTTEASNADPEFHARRLQALKALTYAPSTNSEILSKLYEIVFGILDKVADGPQKRKKGVFGTKGGDKEFIIRSNLQYGALSALRRLPLDPGNPAFLYRAVQGVSFADPVAVRHALEILSELSTKDPYAVAMGLGKHAEPGGALQDVLHLHDVLARVALARLCYTISRARALDERPDIRSQFNSVLYQLLLDPSERVCFEAILCILGKHDNAESSEERAAGWYRLTREILKLPEAPSVKDSSKDKSQKTRRPQPLIKLVMRRLESSFRSFSRPVLHAAARVVQEMGKSRAAAFSVGIQDIDETVHVNTFSETLDSQDSDSNETSHPESIRRTSLSAGVGGKDTIASLLASLMEVVRTTVACECVYVRAMVIKALIWMQSPHDSFDQLESIIASELSDPSWPATLLNDILLTLHARFKATPDMAVTLLEIARIFATKVPGKIDADVLQLLWKTCLVGAGPDGKHTALEAVTIVLDLPPPQPGSMLGLTSVDMVSASDPKSALALQRLVQAAVWFLGENANYAASEYAWESATPPGTALMMLDADKMVAAASSRNPTLAGALTRLQRCAFSGSWEVRIIAAQALTTMAIRSGEPFRLQIYELLHTLAQGGVQSQFSEMHLSNGEDQGASGTGLGVLISPMINVLDEMYRAQDDLIKEIRNHDNANKEWTDEELKKLYETHERLLDLVSLFCYVPRAKYLPLGPVSAKLIDIYRTRHNISASAGLSDPAVATGISDLMYDSKPTAEEPDVLDDDLVNAWAANLADDGLLGNNAPAMSRVNEFLAGAGTDAPDVDEENIISRPSVSYDDLWAKTLLESSELEEDDARSSGTSSPESTGSVETSISSHFGGMNYPSLFSSRPERSGGSRFSNPSTGGPSFSEGLGSPIREEPPPYTSPATQRYESFENPLAGRGSQSFGSEDDERTSSGNPQNGTALYDFTAGGDDELNLTAGEEVVIEYEVDGWFYVKKKRPGRDGKMAGLVPVLYVNQS
- the LOC126619684 gene encoding uncharacterized protein LOC126619684 isoform X2, with translation MADSSGMTLMDLITADPSTVSASASTTTSSSASTQPAQSSGYAASPPKSSSSSGLPTALGKPAGEKRSKRASLMQIQNDTISAAKAALNPVRTNINMNSIMPQKHKQKQKKPVSYAQLTRSIHELAAASDQKSSQKQLVNHVFPKLAVYNSVDPSVAPSLLMLNQQCEDKTVLRYVYYYLARILSDNGAQGVSTGGGIPTPNWDALADIDAGGGVTRADVVPRIVNQLTTEASNADPEFHARRLQALKALTYAPSTNSEILSKLYEIVFGILDKVADGPQKRKKGVFGTKGGDKEFIIRSNLQYGALSALRRLPLDPGNPAFLYRAVQGVSFADPVAVRHALEILSELSTKDPYAVAMGLGKHAEPGGALQDVLHLHDVLARVALARLCYTISRARALDERPDIRSQFNSVLYQLLLDPSERVCFEAILCILGKHDNAESSEERAAGWYRLTREILKLPEAPSVKDSSKDKSQKTRRPQPLIKLVMRRLESSFRSFSRPVLHAAARVVQEMGKSRAAAFSVGIQDIDETVHVNTFSETLDSQDSDSNETSHPESIRRTSLSAGVGGKDTIASLLASLMEVVRTTVACECVYVRAMVIKALIWMQSPHDSFDQLESIIASELSDPSWPATLLNDILLTLHARFKATPDMAVTLLEIARIFATKVPGKIDADVLQLLWKTCLVGAGPDGKHTALEAVTIVLDLPPPQPGSMLGLTSVDMVSASDPKSALALQRLVQAAVWFLGENANYAASEYAWESATPPGTALMMLDADKMVAAASSRNPTLAGALTRLQRCAFSGSWEVRIIAAQALTTMAIRSGEPFRLQIYELLHTLAQGGVQSQFSEMHLSNGEDQGASGTGLGVLISPMINVLDEMYRAQDDLIKEIRNHDNANKEWTDEELKKLYETHERLLDLVSLFCYVPRAKYLPLGPVSAKLIDIYRTRHNISASAGLSDPAVATGISDLMYDSKPTAEEPDVLDDDLVNAWAANLADDGLLGNNAPAMSRVNEFLAGAGTDAPDVDEENIISRPSVSYDDLWAKTLLESSELEEDDARSSGTSSPESTGSVETSISSHFGGMNYPSLFSSRPERSGGSRFSNPSTGGPSFSEGLGSPIREEPPPYTSPATQRYESFENPLAGRGSQSFGSEDDERTSSGNPQNGTALYDFTAGGDDELNLTAGEEVVIEYEVDGWFYVKKKRPGRDGKMAGLVPVLYVNQS